A stretch of Paludisphaera borealis DNA encodes these proteins:
- a CDS encoding IS110 family transposase, which translates to MDIVHDRCAGLDVHKKTVVACVRHINPDGSVASVVHTFGTMTADLLALADWLDAHGVREVAMESTGVYWKPIFHILEGRFDVMLVNAGRLKQVPGRKTDVKDAEWIAQLLQHGLLSPSFIPKPEIRELRDLTRQRTELVRDRAAVANRLQKTLEDANVKLGSVASDVLGASGRAMIRAIIDGQDDPEKLADLAKQRLRGKIPELRRALLGRVTDHHRFVLRLLTDQIDALERLIERLDERIDEAMRPFDEAAGRLQGIPGVGDRAAEVIVGEIGPDVESFPTAGHLCSWAGLCPGNDQSAGKRRSGKTTKGSPWLRSLLVQSAWSASHAKNTAFSICYRRWVPRLGKKKALIAVAHKILVVIWHLLKNGADYRERQLPAPAA; encoded by the coding sequence ATGGACATCGTTCACGATCGCTGCGCCGGGCTCGACGTCCACAAGAAGACCGTCGTCGCCTGCGTCCGCCACATCAACCCCGACGGCTCGGTCGCCTCGGTGGTCCACACCTTCGGCACGATGACCGCGGACTTGCTGGCCCTGGCCGACTGGCTCGACGCCCACGGCGTCCGCGAGGTCGCCATGGAGAGCACGGGCGTCTACTGGAAGCCGATCTTCCACATCCTGGAAGGGCGATTCGACGTGATGCTGGTCAACGCCGGGCGGCTCAAGCAGGTCCCCGGCCGCAAGACCGACGTCAAGGACGCCGAGTGGATCGCCCAGTTGCTCCAGCACGGCCTGCTGTCGCCCAGCTTCATCCCCAAGCCGGAGATCCGCGAGCTTCGCGACCTGACCCGGCAGCGCACCGAGTTGGTCCGCGACCGCGCCGCGGTGGCCAATCGCCTCCAGAAGACGCTGGAGGACGCCAACGTCAAGCTGGGGTCGGTGGCCAGCGACGTCCTGGGGGCCTCGGGGCGCGCCATGATCCGGGCGATCATCGACGGCCAGGACGACCCGGAGAAGCTGGCCGATCTGGCCAAGCAGCGGCTCCGGGGCAAGATCCCCGAGCTGAGGCGGGCGCTGTTGGGCCGGGTCACCGACCACCACCGCTTCGTGCTCCGGCTGCTGACGGATCAGATCGACGCGTTGGAACGCCTGATCGAGCGGCTGGACGAGCGGATCGACGAGGCCATGAGGCCGTTCGACGAGGCGGCGGGCCGGCTCCAGGGGATCCCCGGAGTGGGGGATCGGGCGGCGGAGGTGATCGTGGGGGAGATCGGGCCGGACGTGGAGTCGTTCCCGACCGCGGGCCACCTCTGCTCCTGGGCGGGGCTGTGCCCGGGCAACGACCAAAGCGCCGGCAAACGCCGCAGCGGCAAGACGACCAAGGGGAGTCCGTGGCTGCGTTCGCTCCTGGTGCAGTCGGCGTGGTCGGCCAGCCACGCCAAGAACACCGCCTTCAGCATCTGCTACCGTCGATGGGTCCCACGACTCGGGAAAAAGAAGGCTCTCATCGCCGTGGCGCACAAGATCCTGGTGGTGATCTGGCACCTGCTCAAGAACGGGGCCGACTACCGCGAACGCCAACTACCAGCCCCTGCAGCCTGA
- a CDS encoding NirA family protein: protein MDPNEFLDDQKQYLQGFMSGAQFARAGRGLATFEQVLGLSKAATSTPTPKPDGTTGPEELHWNAQRRVIDEGKTLTPQEQAKRVRHPLDMWDDLARHAAESRFPRGDDVLAFKYHGLFYVSPAQNAYMCRLRLAGGFVDSHQFRGIARIADDWGGGYADATTRANLQIREIKAADGPKVVTALEDLGVVTRGSGADNIRNVTGSPTAGIDPSELIDTRPFCREMHHYILHNRWLYGLPRKFNIAFDGGGAVSALEDTNDIGFTAVRVGEGQAAPAGVYFRLMLGGISGHRDFALDEGVLLTPDQCIPVAAAILRVFIEHGDRTDRKKARLKYLLDRWGHEKFVETVETLLPSRLTRFPLEQCQPRPAVDKHGHIGVHAQKQPGRFYVGVVLTVGRMTTDQMRGLAAIADRYGSGTIRLTVWQNLLISDVAEADLPAVRSAIEDLGLGWKAGPVRGGLIACTGNAGCRFAASDTKSHALAIADHLDPRITMNQPVNIHLTGCPNSCAQHYIGDIGLLGAGVEVGDDVVEGYHVFLGGGYGDERGVGREVLRSVPATDVPMVVERLLQTYQERRSSPDESFDGFVRRHPTEQLKAWFERRDPASS, encoded by the coding sequence ATGGACCCGAACGAATTTCTCGACGACCAGAAGCAATACCTCCAGGGTTTCATGAGCGGCGCCCAGTTCGCCCGGGCGGGCCGGGGCTTGGCGACGTTCGAACAGGTGCTCGGGCTGTCGAAGGCGGCGACCTCGACGCCGACGCCCAAGCCGGATGGGACGACGGGCCCCGAGGAGTTGCACTGGAACGCCCAGCGTCGTGTGATCGATGAAGGGAAAACGCTGACGCCGCAGGAGCAAGCCAAGCGAGTCCGCCACCCGCTCGACATGTGGGACGACCTCGCCCGCCACGCGGCCGAGAGTCGGTTCCCCCGAGGCGACGACGTGCTCGCCTTCAAATACCACGGCCTTTTCTATGTGTCGCCCGCTCAAAACGCGTACATGTGCCGGCTGCGGCTGGCGGGGGGCTTCGTCGACAGTCATCAATTCCGGGGGATCGCCCGGATCGCCGACGATTGGGGGGGAGGTTACGCCGACGCCACCACGCGGGCCAACCTCCAGATCCGCGAGATCAAGGCGGCCGACGGGCCGAAGGTCGTCACGGCCCTCGAAGACCTGGGCGTCGTGACCCGAGGCTCGGGCGCCGACAACATCCGCAACGTCACCGGCAGTCCGACCGCCGGGATCGACCCGTCGGAGCTGATCGACACCCGACCGTTCTGTCGGGAGATGCACCATTACATCCTCCACAACCGTTGGCTCTACGGACTGCCGAGGAAGTTCAACATCGCGTTCGACGGCGGCGGCGCCGTCTCGGCGCTGGAAGACACCAACGACATCGGCTTCACGGCGGTTCGCGTCGGCGAGGGCCAGGCCGCGCCGGCCGGGGTTTACTTTCGGCTGATGCTGGGCGGGATCAGCGGCCACCGCGATTTCGCCCTCGACGAGGGGGTTTTGCTCACTCCCGACCAGTGCATTCCCGTGGCCGCGGCGATCCTCCGCGTTTTCATCGAGCACGGCGACCGGACCGACCGCAAGAAGGCCCGGCTCAAATATCTGCTCGACCGTTGGGGGCACGAGAAGTTCGTCGAGACGGTCGAGACCCTGCTACCGTCCCGCTTGACCCGGTTTCCGCTCGAACAGTGTCAGCCGAGGCCGGCGGTCGACAAGCACGGCCATATCGGCGTCCACGCTCAGAAGCAGCCGGGACGGTTCTACGTGGGGGTCGTGCTGACCGTCGGCCGGATGACGACCGACCAGATGCGCGGGCTGGCCGCGATCGCCGACCGGTACGGCAGCGGCACGATCCGGTTGACCGTCTGGCAGAACCTGCTGATCTCCGATGTGGCCGAGGCCGACCTTCCGGCCGTCCGGTCGGCGATCGAAGACCTTGGCCTGGGCTGGAAGGCGGGGCCGGTCCGCGGCGGGCTGATCGCCTGCACGGGGAACGCCGGCTGCCGGTTCGCCGCGTCCGACACCAAAAGCCACGCGTTGGCGATCGCCGACCACCTCGACCCTCGAATCACGATGAATCAGCCGGTGAACATCCATTTGACCGGCTGCCCGAATTCGTGCGCCCAGCACTACATCGGCGACATCGGGCTGCTCGGCGCGGGCGTCGAAGTGGGCGACGACGTGGTTGAAGGCTACCACGTCTTCCTGGGCGGCGGTTACGGCGACGAGCGAGGCGTCGGCCGCGAGGTTCTCCGATCGGTCCCTGCGACGGACGTGCCGATGGTGGTGGAGCGGTTGCTTCAAACCTACCAGGAGCGCCGGTCGTCGCCGGACGAGTCGTTCGACGGCTTCGTGCGCCGTCATCCGACCGAGCAGTTGAAAGCGTGGTTCGAGCGCCGAGACCCGGCCTCCTCATGA
- a CDS encoding sulfite reductase subunit alpha has protein sequence MAVPVLPESAPFTPMQRAWLNGFFAGMLNVDSAPIDSFAAPSIPVAAEPVVVEDFPWHDPALALDERLKLADGRPPERVMMAAMAQLDCGACGYLCKTYAEAVFGGEESDLTKCTPGGRETARKLKELVAARKSSPVKTNGSVAVVDKSSHGRANPFRAPLLRSESLNRPGSAKDVRMVALSLKGSGLSYEVGDALGVFPENDPELVEAIIKAMGARGDEWVPIPGGSCIHLYEALTNHYVITKIGDDFASLMAAHATTESEAATLRTLVEDDAEGIPAHWDVLDVLEQFPSARPPLGEMVGALSSLQPRLYSISSSLKAFPDEVHLTVGVVRYEQGGRRRRGVASNFLAETLRPRLKASVFVHTSPGFRLPADDGAPVVMIGPGTGVAPFRAFLQDRASSGAKGRNWLFFGDQRSETDYLYRDEIETYRAVGLLTRLDLAFSRDQAEKVYVQHKMRESAAELWSWLEAGAHVYVCGDARKMALDVDFALREIVADQGRMSADAAKEYLKTMSQSGRYQRDVY, from the coding sequence ATGGCAGTGCCCGTCCTCCCCGAAAGCGCTCCGTTCACGCCCATGCAGCGAGCCTGGCTGAACGGATTTTTCGCCGGCATGCTCAACGTCGACTCAGCCCCGATCGACTCTTTCGCCGCGCCCTCCATTCCGGTCGCGGCCGAGCCGGTCGTCGTGGAGGATTTCCCCTGGCACGATCCGGCCCTGGCGCTCGACGAGCGCCTGAAGCTGGCTGACGGCCGCCCTCCCGAACGGGTGATGATGGCCGCGATGGCCCAGCTCGACTGCGGCGCGTGCGGCTACCTCTGCAAGACCTACGCCGAGGCTGTCTTCGGCGGCGAGGAGTCCGACCTGACCAAGTGTACGCCGGGCGGTCGCGAGACGGCCAGGAAGCTCAAGGAACTGGTCGCCGCCAGGAAATCGAGCCCGGTCAAAACCAACGGTTCGGTCGCGGTCGTCGATAAGTCCTCCCACGGCCGGGCCAATCCGTTCCGGGCGCCGCTCCTGAGGTCCGAATCGCTGAACCGCCCCGGCTCGGCCAAGGACGTCCGGATGGTGGCGCTCTCGCTCAAGGGGAGCGGCCTGTCGTACGAGGTCGGCGACGCCCTCGGCGTGTTCCCCGAGAACGACCCGGAACTGGTCGAGGCGATCATCAAGGCGATGGGCGCACGCGGCGACGAATGGGTGCCGATCCCGGGCGGGAGCTGCATCCATCTTTACGAGGCCCTGACGAACCATTATGTGATCACCAAGATCGGCGACGACTTCGCCTCGTTGATGGCGGCTCACGCCACGACCGAATCCGAGGCGGCCACGCTGCGGACGTTGGTCGAGGACGACGCCGAGGGAATCCCGGCGCACTGGGACGTGCTCGACGTCCTGGAGCAGTTCCCGTCCGCCCGGCCGCCGCTGGGCGAGATGGTCGGGGCGCTGTCGTCGCTTCAGCCTCGGCTGTACTCGATTTCCTCGTCGTTGAAAGCGTTTCCCGACGAGGTCCATTTGACGGTCGGCGTGGTCCGGTACGAGCAAGGCGGAAGGCGGCGGCGCGGGGTCGCGTCGAACTTCCTGGCCGAGACGCTGCGGCCCCGTCTCAAGGCCAGCGTGTTCGTCCATACGTCCCCTGGGTTCCGGCTGCCGGCCGACGACGGCGCCCCGGTCGTCATGATCGGACCGGGGACCGGCGTCGCGCCGTTTCGGGCCTTCCTCCAGGATCGTGCGTCATCAGGGGCCAAAGGCCGTAACTGGCTGTTCTTCGGCGATCAGCGGAGCGAGACCGATTACCTCTACCGCGACGAGATCGAGACGTACCGGGCCGTCGGCCTGCTGACGCGGCTCGACCTGGCGTTCTCGCGCGACCAGGCCGAGAAGGTCTACGTGCAGCACAAGATGCGCGAGTCGGCCGCCGAGCTGTGGAGCTGGCTCGAAGCCGGCGCCCACGTCTACGTCTGCGGCGACGCCCGCAAGATGGCCCTGGACGTCGATTTCGCCCTCCGCGAGATCGTCGCCGACCAGGGCCGGATGTCGGCCGACGCGGCCAAAGAGTACCTGAAGACGATGAGCCAGTCCGGCCGCTACCAGCGCGACGTTTACTGA
- a CDS encoding molybdopterin oxidoreductase family protein: MTSITALPITDLAVQSHCPYCALQCGMLFGAGSPDSPASVMGDPHFPVNNGDLCIKGWTSTELLRHPKRLTSPLVRSRGELRTASWDAALDAVADAIIETRDAYGPDAVGLFGSGALSNEKAYLLGKFARVAVGTANIDYNGRYCMASGAAAGNRAFGIDRGLPFPLADIVDAEVVLVVGGNPADTLPPVMQWFDRQKKAGGRLIVSDPRRTATARAADLHLQGTPGSDLALANGLLYLAIEEGLIDCQYVADRTNGFDAARRSALAYHPAVVERRTGVSEADLRKTVRWLGSAKSAMILSGRGPEQQSKGVDTSQAYINLALALGLPGRPNSGWGTLTGQGNGQGGREHGQKADQLPGYRLIEVDAHREAVARVWEVDPASLPRKGLSAFEMLDSAGSVGGVRTLLVMGSNVAVASPDAGRIDQRLRSLDHLTVCDAFLNETGSLANVVLPVLQWAEEEGTMTNLEGRVIHRRRVARPPGGVRGDLEILRALADRLGCGPKFAFDDARSVFDELRRATAGAPADYSGITYERIDRERGVFWPCPGEGHPGTPRLFADRFAHPDGRARFLPVADRPAGEEPDDDYPFFFTTGRYKEHYNSGAQTRMVGPLVRARPRPIVLIHPTAAQRHRIVNGSRVTLESRRGRIEFQVEVTADVRPDTLFCPFHWGGEHAANRLTNPALDPISRMPEFKLAAVRIAAVEAGEGDPS, from the coding sequence ATGACTTCGATCACCGCGTTGCCGATCACCGATCTCGCCGTCCAGTCGCACTGCCCCTATTGCGCCTTGCAATGCGGAATGCTGTTCGGCGCGGGCAGTCCCGACTCGCCGGCGTCGGTCATGGGCGACCCGCACTTTCCGGTCAACAACGGCGACCTCTGCATCAAGGGGTGGACCTCCACGGAGTTGCTCCGCCACCCCAAGCGGCTGACGTCGCCCCTGGTCCGCAGCCGGGGCGAGCTGCGGACGGCTTCGTGGGATGCGGCCCTCGACGCCGTGGCCGACGCGATCATCGAAACCCGCGACGCCTACGGCCCCGACGCCGTCGGCTTGTTCGGCTCGGGCGCGCTCAGCAACGAGAAGGCGTACCTCCTGGGCAAGTTCGCTCGCGTGGCGGTGGGGACGGCGAACATCGACTACAACGGCCGCTACTGCATGGCGAGTGGCGCGGCGGCCGGCAACCGGGCGTTCGGAATCGACCGAGGTCTGCCGTTTCCGCTGGCCGACATCGTCGACGCGGAAGTGGTCCTCGTCGTCGGCGGCAATCCCGCCGACACGTTGCCCCCTGTCATGCAGTGGTTCGACCGCCAGAAGAAGGCCGGCGGACGGCTGATCGTCTCCGACCCGAGGCGGACCGCCACCGCCCGCGCCGCCGACCTGCATCTGCAAGGCACGCCCGGCTCCGACTTGGCGCTGGCGAACGGCCTGCTGTACCTGGCGATCGAGGAGGGGTTGATCGACTGCCAATACGTCGCGGATCGGACCAACGGCTTCGACGCCGCCCGGCGTTCGGCGCTCGCGTATCACCCGGCGGTCGTCGAGCGGCGGACGGGGGTCTCCGAGGCTGATCTTCGCAAGACGGTCCGCTGGCTGGGCTCGGCGAAGTCCGCGATGATCCTCAGCGGCCGGGGCCCCGAGCAGCAGAGCAAGGGAGTCGACACGTCGCAGGCCTACATCAACCTGGCGCTCGCCCTGGGCCTTCCCGGCCGCCCCAACAGCGGCTGGGGGACGCTCACCGGCCAGGGGAACGGCCAGGGGGGGCGCGAGCACGGCCAGAAGGCCGATCAACTCCCCGGCTATCGGCTGATCGAGGTCGATGCCCACCGCGAGGCCGTCGCCCGCGTCTGGGAAGTCGACCCGGCGTCGCTGCCTCGCAAGGGGCTGAGCGCCTTCGAGATGCTCGACTCCGCCGGCTCGGTCGGCGGGGTGCGGACGCTTTTGGTGATGGGCTCGAACGTCGCGGTCGCCTCGCCCGACGCCGGCCGGATCGACCAGCGGCTGCGGTCGCTCGATCACCTGACCGTCTGCGACGCCTTCCTCAACGAGACGGGCTCGCTGGCCAACGTCGTCTTGCCGGTCCTGCAATGGGCCGAGGAAGAAGGGACGATGACCAACCTCGAAGGCCGGGTCATCCACCGCCGCCGGGTGGCTCGACCGCCGGGGGGCGTTCGCGGCGATCTGGAAATCCTCCGGGCGCTCGCCGACCGCCTCGGCTGCGGGCCGAAGTTCGCCTTCGACGACGCCCGGAGCGTCTTCGACGAGCTGCGGCGGGCCACGGCGGGGGCGCCGGCCGACTACAGCGGCATCACCTACGAGCGGATCGACCGCGAGCGGGGAGTCTTCTGGCCGTGCCCCGGCGAGGGGCATCCCGGAACCCCTCGGCTGTTCGCCGACCGGTTCGCCCACCCCGACGGCCGGGCGCGGTTCTTGCCCGTCGCGGACCGGCCCGCCGGCGAGGAACCTGACGACGATTACCCGTTCTTCTTCACGACCGGGCGCTACAAAGAGCACTACAACTCGGGGGCGCAGACGCGCATGGTCGGCCCACTCGTTCGCGCCCGGCCCCGACCGATCGTCCTGATTCACCCGACGGCCGCTCAGCGGCATCGGATCGTCAATGGTTCGCGGGTGACGCTCGAAAGCCGGCGCGGTCGGATCGAGTTCCAGGTCGAGGTGACGGCCGACGTCCGGCCCGACACTCTGTTCTGCCCCTTCCACTGGGGAGGCGAGCACGCGGCCAACCGATTGACCAATCCGGCGCTCGATCCAATCAGCCGGATGCCCGAATTCAAGCTGGCCGCGGTGCGGATCGCGGCCGTCGAAGCCGGCGAAGGAGACCCCTCATGA
- a CDS encoding FAD-dependent oxidoreductase, whose translation MIKTRLAVIGNGLATGRLLDELMRRGAVSRFEIQVFGEEPHGLYNRILIGRILGGGTQDEITLKPTSWYAENDITFHPGVLVDRVDPARRVVETADGEVHPYDVAVFATGSRAFIPPMDGLRGADGKPKPGIFAYRTIDDGRRIRDHAQAGSRAIVLGGGLLGLEAAKSLVDLGVHVTVVQPSETLMEQQVDALGGQFLRRAIERLGIEIASGVGAAGVVGEERIEAIKLSDGRSLPADLLVLACGIRPRVDAAAASGLKINRGILVDDRLGTSEPGVYAVGECAEHDGQVYGIVEPIYEQCAVLADVLAGTDPKIRYRGSKSYTRLKVAGVGVASMGLIRPATDADEVIQIIEERTGTYRKLIVRDDRLVGAVLVGETSCSPDLARWLDRGDPLPVNRVDVLCSGGAFAASADPEICNCHHVRESTLVAAIQDGRTNLNQIGQATRAGTGCGSCRGQIAHLLTVHAKPAAVLSEA comes from the coding sequence ATGATCAAGACGCGACTCGCCGTCATTGGCAACGGGCTGGCGACCGGACGACTCCTCGACGAGCTGATGCGCCGGGGTGCCGTGAGCCGATTCGAGATCCAGGTCTTCGGCGAGGAGCCGCACGGGCTCTACAACCGGATCCTGATCGGTCGCATCCTCGGCGGCGGCACGCAGGACGAGATCACGCTCAAACCGACTTCGTGGTACGCCGAGAACGACATCACGTTCCACCCCGGCGTGCTGGTCGACCGCGTCGACCCGGCCCGGCGCGTCGTCGAGACGGCGGACGGCGAGGTCCATCCGTACGACGTCGCGGTCTTCGCCACCGGGAGCCGCGCCTTCATCCCCCCGATGGACGGACTGCGTGGCGCTGACGGAAAGCCGAAGCCCGGCATCTTCGCGTATCGGACGATCGACGACGGCCGCAGAATCCGCGATCACGCCCAGGCCGGCAGTCGCGCGATCGTGCTCGGCGGCGGGCTCCTCGGGCTCGAAGCCGCCAAGTCGCTGGTCGACCTCGGCGTTCACGTCACCGTCGTGCAGCCGTCCGAGACCCTGATGGAGCAGCAGGTCGACGCCCTCGGCGGGCAATTCCTTCGTCGCGCGATCGAGCGGCTGGGGATCGAGATCGCCTCGGGCGTCGGAGCGGCGGGCGTCGTCGGGGAGGAGCGAATTGAGGCGATCAAGCTGAGCGACGGTCGGTCTCTGCCCGCCGATCTCCTCGTTCTGGCCTGCGGCATCCGGCCCCGGGTCGACGCGGCGGCGGCCTCGGGCCTGAAGATCAATCGGGGGATTCTCGTCGACGACCGCCTGGGCACGTCGGAACCAGGAGTCTACGCCGTCGGGGAGTGCGCCGAGCACGACGGGCAGGTCTACGGGATCGTCGAGCCGATCTACGAGCAATGCGCCGTCCTGGCCGACGTGCTGGCCGGCACCGATCCCAAGATCCGCTACCGGGGATCGAAGTCGTACACCCGGCTGAAAGTCGCCGGCGTGGGCGTCGCCAGCATGGGGTTGATCCGTCCCGCGACCGACGCCGACGAGGTGATCCAGATCATTGAGGAGCGGACCGGCACGTACCGCAAGCTGATCGTCCGCGACGACCGGCTCGTGGGCGCGGTGCTGGTCGGCGAGACCAGTTGCTCGCCCGACCTGGCGCGATGGCTCGATCGCGGCGACCCACTGCCGGTCAATCGGGTCGACGTGCTTTGCTCCGGCGGCGCGTTCGCGGCGTCGGCCGATCCGGAGATCTGCAACTGCCACCACGTCCGCGAATCAACGCTCGTCGCCGCGATCCAAGACGGTCGCACGAATTTGAACCAGATCGGCCAGGCGACCCGCGCCGGGACCGGCTGCGGCTCGTGCCGTGGCCAGATCGCCCACCTGCTGACAGTCCACGCCAAGCCCGCCGCCGTACTCAGCGAGGCGTAG
- a CDS encoding nitrate/nitrite transporter, giving the protein MIDSPSPRPDSDLAGPRMRVLWASTWAFTSLFAVWLMLGVLGLEIKKDAALMLGPVAATMTADQIKPAVEARFEWLLAVAILAGSLPRLAFGIWADKYGGRLVMIALLAFCAVPTYLLGRAHSYGELMACAALFGLAGNAFTVGISWNSAWFPAGRQGLALGVFGAGNVGAAGTKMLVILVPAILTLVPIGGFLGGLIPGGWRLVPTIYSVVLLATAVLVALVCPRPDHRPGRGRTLAELLAPLRFTQVWRFSLYYVVVFGAYVALSAWLPNYYKTKYGVDLRTAALLTALYIFPASLLRPVGGYLSDRFGPRTVTYAVFMVMIAALIPLCLPASILDLNAVWFTVLMVVVGAGMGIGKASVFKYIPNYYPDDVGAVGGLVGAIGALGGFVLPPLFGEIGRRTGTPQSAFIALLAVTAFSLAWLHLAVLKLRADERLPADLAIAASPSSSLA; this is encoded by the coding sequence ATGATCGACTCCCCATCCCCGCGTCCCGATTCGGATCTCGCCGGACCTCGCATGCGGGTCCTCTGGGCGTCGACCTGGGCCTTCACCTCGCTGTTCGCCGTCTGGCTGATGCTGGGGGTGCTCGGCCTGGAGATCAAGAAGGACGCCGCCCTGATGCTGGGGCCCGTCGCCGCGACGATGACGGCCGACCAGATCAAACCCGCCGTCGAGGCCCGATTCGAATGGCTGCTGGCCGTCGCGATATTGGCCGGCTCGCTGCCGCGACTCGCCTTCGGCATCTGGGCCGACAAGTACGGCGGCCGGCTCGTGATGATCGCCCTTCTGGCCTTCTGCGCGGTTCCGACGTACCTGCTCGGGCGCGCCCACAGCTACGGCGAGTTGATGGCCTGCGCCGCGTTGTTCGGCCTGGCCGGCAATGCGTTCACGGTCGGGATCTCGTGGAACTCGGCGTGGTTCCCCGCCGGTCGCCAGGGATTGGCCCTGGGGGTCTTCGGCGCGGGAAACGTGGGCGCCGCCGGTACGAAGATGCTGGTGATCCTGGTCCCCGCGATCCTGACCCTGGTCCCGATCGGCGGCTTCTTGGGGGGCCTGATCCCGGGCGGATGGCGGCTGGTGCCGACGATCTATTCGGTCGTCTTGCTGGCGACGGCCGTGCTCGTCGCGCTGGTCTGTCCCCGACCCGACCATCGGCCGGGACGCGGCCGCACGCTCGCCGAGTTGCTCGCCCCGTTGCGGTTCACGCAGGTCTGGCGGTTCAGCCTGTATTACGTGGTGGTCTTCGGCGCGTACGTCGCCCTCTCGGCCTGGCTGCCCAACTATTATAAGACCAAGTACGGCGTCGACCTCCGCACGGCCGCGCTGTTGACGGCTCTCTACATCTTCCCGGCGAGCCTGCTGCGACCGGTCGGCGGCTACCTCTCGGATCGGTTCGGACCCCGGACGGTCACCTACGCCGTCTTCATGGTGATGATCGCCGCCCTGATTCCGCTCTGCCTTCCCGCTTCGATCCTTGACCTGAACGCGGTCTGGTTCACGGTCTTGATGGTCGTGGTGGGGGCCGGGATGGGGATCGGCAAGGCGTCGGTCTTCAAATACATTCCCAACTACTACCCCGACGACGTCGGCGCCGTGGGCGGCCTCGTCGGCGCGATCGGCGCTCTCGGCGGATTCGTCCTACCCCCGCTTTTCGGTGAAATCGGCCGTCGCACCGGCACCCCGCAATCGGCGTTCATCGCCCTCCTGGCCGTGACCGCGTTCAGCCTCGCCTGGCTGCACCTCGCCGTGCTCAAGCTCCGGGCCGACGAACGACTCCCCGCCGACCTGGCCATCGCCGCTTCGCCTTCGTCAAGCCTGGCTTGA
- a CDS encoding NAD(P)-dependent oxidoreductase: protein MALQIEPGKTRIGWIGTGVMGSSMCGHLIAAGYQATVYNRTRSKTDAVAAKGAKVASSPREVAEASDVVFTIVGYPRDVREVVLGEQGTLAGVKAGAVLVDMTTSEPALAVEIAERAKAKGVHSVDAPVSGGDVGAKEARLSIMIGGEPEVVDALRPLFDAMGKTIVRQGGPGAGQHTKMVNQVLIAANMIGVCEALLYGYKAGLDLETVMQSVASGAAGSWSLSNLGPRMIADNFEPGFFVEHFLKDMGIALAESRRMNLALPGLALAEQLYRAVAAQGYDRKGTHALLLALASLSNIDWKNRKNA, encoded by the coding sequence ATGGCACTGCAAATCGAGCCCGGGAAGACGCGTATCGGCTGGATCGGAACCGGGGTCATGGGCTCGTCGATGTGCGGCCACCTGATCGCCGCCGGCTATCAAGCGACCGTCTACAACCGCACGCGTTCAAAGACCGACGCCGTGGCCGCCAAGGGGGCCAAGGTCGCGTCGTCCCCCCGCGAGGTCGCCGAGGCGTCGGACGTCGTCTTCACAATCGTCGGCTACCCGCGCGACGTCCGCGAAGTCGTCCTGGGCGAGCAGGGGACCCTGGCGGGCGTGAAAGCCGGCGCGGTCCTCGTCGACATGACGACCAGCGAGCCGGCGCTGGCGGTCGAGATCGCCGAGCGCGCCAAGGCCAAGGGGGTCCACTCCGTCGACGCCCCCGTCTCCGGCGGCGACGTCGGGGCCAAGGAGGCCCGGCTCTCGATCATGATCGGCGGCGAGCCGGAGGTCGTCGACGCGCTCAGGCCTCTGTTCGATGCGATGGGCAAGACGATCGTCCGCCAGGGGGGGCCCGGAGCGGGCCAGCATACGAAGATGGTCAACCAGGTGCTGATCGCCGCCAACATGATCGGCGTCTGCGAAGCCCTGCTCTACGGCTACAAGGCGGGCCTGGACCTGGAAACCGTGATGCAGAGCGTCGCCAGCGGCGCGGCGGGTTCGTGGAGCCTCAGCAACCTCGGCCCCCGGATGATCGCCGACAACTTCGAGCCCGGCTTCTTCGTCGAGCACTTCCTCAAGGATATGGGCATCGCCCTGGCCGAGTCGCGACGGATGAACCTGGCGCTGCCCGGACTGGCCCTCGCCGAACAGCTCTACCGGGCCGTCGCCGCCCAGGGCTACGACCGCAAGGGAACCCACGCCCTCCTGCTCGCCCTGGCGAGCCTCTCGAACATCGACTGGAAGAACCGCAAAAACGCCTGA